From the Natrarchaeobaculum aegyptiacum genome, one window contains:
- a CDS encoding serine hydrolase domain-containing protein yields MNYHVWPENPSSRRVLVLAACLVLIVGFVAPFAAPAAGDSHDGGVEDGASVETESWETDDELQEGMDDLLEEVLAENDIAGATVAVVEEDEVVHTGGYGYADADGDEPVDPDETAFMVGSVAKLFVWTAVMQGVEDGTLELDEPIDTYLDDYEFEGDDEVTLEHLGTHTPGYEDRLEGLFVGDHEEIEDWEGKLEDEMPTQVREPGETAAYSNHGTALAGLVVQEAYDEPFEDHVEAEILEPLSMEESTFEQPVPDDRALSQGHVPLGDDFRTDDPVIVGVPPAGSMSATATDMGTFATMKLQSGSLETDDGEDVEIVEAESVDEMFDQRATNHPELDGVGYGYMTGEYRGEQIVWHTGGTEYFQTLFVLFPEHDSALFVSLNTPAPGLVEVLDGYVDARLDGGEVPEDEREPNPETAERTDQLEGEYRSTGFQTTHEKLLTLGNTVTVTVTDEGVLELSGLTGETTEWVETDEQGVFEPRDPADVGLGATGLAIEDDTLYLDAPSPPLERLSWYERTAFQGGLAAVSLLALVSTILVWPASAYRRRGWGEMRGHLTRPRIAVLGCLGLLGAFVLGLVVNVVLEPNQLVYGYSLLLRVTIAVLPLVALASLVTAALVGREWWRVLQHRDLEAGSTDRYGLAYLTVLALALLGLSWLLWYWNLLTAAF; encoded by the coding sequence ATGAACTATCACGTCTGGCCCGAGAACCCCTCGAGCAGACGGGTACTCGTCCTCGCTGCCTGTCTCGTCCTGATCGTCGGATTCGTCGCTCCGTTCGCCGCCCCCGCCGCCGGCGACAGCCACGACGGTGGGGTCGAGGACGGGGCATCAGTCGAAACGGAGAGCTGGGAGACCGACGACGAACTTCAGGAAGGGATGGACGACCTGCTCGAGGAGGTGCTCGCCGAGAACGATATCGCCGGCGCGACCGTCGCAGTCGTCGAAGAGGACGAGGTCGTCCACACCGGCGGCTACGGCTACGCCGACGCTGACGGTGACGAACCGGTCGACCCCGACGAGACCGCATTCATGGTCGGCTCCGTGGCGAAACTGTTCGTCTGGACCGCGGTGATGCAGGGCGTCGAGGACGGCACGCTCGAGCTGGACGAACCGATCGATACGTACCTCGACGACTACGAGTTCGAGGGCGACGACGAGGTGACCCTCGAGCACCTGGGCACCCACACGCCCGGATACGAAGATCGGCTCGAGGGGCTGTTCGTCGGCGACCACGAGGAGATCGAAGACTGGGAGGGCAAACTCGAAGACGAGATGCCCACACAGGTCCGTGAGCCGGGTGAAACGGCCGCCTACTCGAATCACGGCACCGCGCTGGCGGGGCTCGTCGTTCAGGAGGCCTACGACGAGCCATTCGAGGACCACGTCGAAGCCGAGATTCTCGAGCCGCTCTCGATGGAGGAATCGACCTTCGAGCAACCCGTTCCCGACGATCGTGCCCTTTCGCAGGGTCACGTCCCGCTTGGCGACGACTTCCGCACCGACGACCCTGTCATCGTCGGCGTTCCACCGGCTGGGTCGATGAGCGCTACTGCGACCGACATGGGGACCTTCGCCACGATGAAGCTGCAGAGCGGGAGCCTCGAGACCGACGACGGCGAGGACGTCGAGATCGTAGAGGCCGAGTCGGTCGACGAGATGTTCGACCAGCGTGCGACCAACCATCCGGAACTCGACGGCGTCGGGTACGGTTACATGACCGGTGAGTACCGCGGCGAGCAAATTGTCTGGCACACTGGCGGAACCGAGTACTTCCAGACGCTGTTCGTCCTCTTCCCCGAGCACGACAGCGCGCTGTTCGTGAGCCTCAACACGCCTGCCCCCGGTCTCGTCGAGGTGCTCGACGGCTACGTGGACGCCAGACTCGACGGCGGCGAGGTACCCGAAGACGAGCGCGAGCCGAACCCCGAAACGGCAGAGCGTACGGACCAGCTCGAGGGAGAATACCGATCGACTGGGTTTCAGACCACTCACGAGAAACTCCTCACGCTCGGCAACACCGTCACGGTCACCGTGACCGACGAGGGCGTCCTCGAGCTCTCCGGACTCACGGGCGAGACGACGGAGTGGGTCGAGACCGACGAACAGGGCGTCTTCGAACCCCGTGACCCCGCGGACGTCGGCCTCGGTGCGACGGGTCTCGCTATCGAGGACGACACGCTATATCTGGACGCCCCGTCGCCACCGCTCGAGCGCCTCTCGTGGTACGAACGAACAGCGTTCCAGGGCGGACTCGCCGCGGTGTCCCTGCTCGCGCTCGTCTCGACGATACTGGTCTGGCCGGCGAGCGCCTACCGGCGGCGCGGCTGGGGCGAGATGCGGGGGCACCTGACCCGCCCTCGGATCGCGGTGCTCGGCTGTCTGGGCCTGCTCGGTGCGTTCGTTCTCGGGCTGGTGGTGAACGTCGTCCTCGAACCGAACCAGCTCGTCTACGGCTACTCGCTCTTGCTTCGGGTCACGATCGCCGTGCTCCCGCTCGTCGCGCTCGCCTCGCTCGTCACGGCGGCGCTCGTGGGCCGAGAGTGGTGGCGCGTTCTCCAGCACCGCGACCTCGAGGCCGGCTCGACCGACCGGTACGGACTGGCGTACCTGACGGTGCTCGCGCTCGCGCTCCTCGGGCTCTCGTGGCTGCTGTGGTACTGGAACCTGCTGACGGCCGCGTTCTGA
- a CDS encoding tRNA(Ile)(2)-agmatinylcytidine synthase: MTIVGLDDSDSRERGMCTTYVAHTIAERLHRESASATRVDRLLLVRLNPAVEYKTRGNAALAIHVDCDPERAYAVAREALESLSETTDERTNPGLVVADHDADPDAIPDDVARFAERAVRDHLEIGDAERVCDRQGYRTWHAGNGRGRIGALAAIGAWRALEEWTCEYISYREPDRWGTPREVDHDSIFAAAEWGYPEVWDTVDRGERESVCVPHTPGPILHGIRGDDPGTVRAVADRIESEPAHASRLFVTNQGTDVHLQDARDESLATVRDGQAYRLEGVVASAPETRRGGHVFFSLTDARDRDDAGVGEDGRLECAAFEPTKRFRDRVRALRGGDRLTVCGEVARGTLKLEKFAVRDLVTTERVTPTCPDCDRTMKSAGRDQGYRCRDCGTTAPGKETVRLERHLEEGWYEVPPCARRHVAKPLVRGGFDAPVHPER; encoded by the coding sequence ATGACGATCGTCGGGCTCGACGACTCCGATTCCCGCGAACGGGGGATGTGTACGACGTACGTCGCCCACACCATCGCCGAGCGGTTGCACCGGGAATCCGCGTCGGCAACTCGTGTCGACCGCCTCCTGCTCGTTCGACTCAATCCTGCCGTCGAGTACAAGACCCGCGGCAATGCCGCACTCGCGATCCACGTCGACTGCGATCCAGAACGGGCCTACGCCGTCGCACGGGAGGCCCTCGAGTCGCTCTCAGAGACGACCGACGAGCGAACCAATCCGGGACTGGTCGTCGCAGATCACGACGCCGATCCGGACGCGATTCCCGACGACGTCGCCCGCTTCGCCGAGCGAGCCGTTCGCGATCACCTCGAGATCGGTGACGCCGAACGGGTCTGCGACAGGCAGGGGTATCGAACCTGGCACGCCGGCAACGGTCGTGGTCGGATCGGAGCACTCGCCGCGATCGGGGCCTGGCGCGCACTCGAGGAGTGGACCTGCGAGTACATCTCCTACCGCGAGCCTGACCGGTGGGGGACGCCGCGGGAAGTGGACCACGACAGCATCTTCGCGGCCGCGGAGTGGGGCTATCCCGAGGTCTGGGACACCGTCGACCGAGGCGAGCGTGAGTCCGTCTGTGTCCCTCACACGCCGGGTCCGATCCTCCACGGCATCCGTGGCGACGACCCCGGGACGGTCCGCGCGGTCGCCGACCGCATCGAGAGCGAACCCGCCCACGCGAGCCGGTTGTTCGTCACGAATCAGGGAACCGACGTCCACCTTCAGGACGCCCGCGACGAGTCACTCGCGACGGTCCGTGACGGGCAGGCGTATCGGCTCGAGGGCGTCGTCGCCAGCGCCCCCGAAACGCGCCGGGGCGGCCACGTCTTCTTCTCGCTCACGGACGCTCGAGACCGAGACGACGCTGGCGTCGGCGAGGATGGTCGACTCGAGTGCGCTGCCTTCGAACCGACCAAGCGATTCCGAGACCGCGTTCGCGCGCTCCGGGGCGGCGACCGGCTCACGGTCTGTGGCGAGGTCGCACGCGGGACGCTCAAACTCGAGAAGTTCGCCGTTCGCGACCTCGTCACGACCGAACGGGTGACTCCCACCTGTCCCGACTGCGACCGGACGATGAAGAGCGCCGGCCGCGATCAGGGCTACCGGTGCCGGGACTGTGGAACGACTGCCCCCGGCAAGGAGACAGTGAGGCTCGAGCGGCACCTCGAGGAGGGGTGGTACGAGGTGCCTCCGTGTGCGCGTCGTCACGTCGCGAAGCCGCTGGTTCGGGGCGGGTTCGACGCGCCGGTTCACCCGGAGCGGTAG